From Synoicihabitans lomoniglobus, the proteins below share one genomic window:
- a CDS encoding sialate O-acetylesterase produces MIFPRLVTVTRCRRLLASSLALLFTLSAAAADSLPFLSPLFADHMVLQRDKPNRFWGWGETGEAVTLTVANQTTSTEVDADGRWEIIFTPPPTGGPYTVSVTGSQNVKLSDVMVGDVWLCSGQSNMAVSVGFMDGADAVLADSDLPAVRFFDVASHSAYSPTPTPQGEWKVSTPETARAFSAVGFLLGQRLHRELGVPIGLVRAAVGGTAIECWISPRGLAPFAQFAPKLAELERLRHADIPREYGSFLMHWLDDYDIGQAAETPWSAEELNDDDWTEVQVPTGFDDLGMAEQPGVVWLRKTFELPDPLPAGDARLFLGQVEKMDTSYINGEWVGASSWVSNPRRHRVPAELLKPGKNVIALRIFKRAGSGGVPANDAGIPFLQLGDESKVDLAGTWQGKVSVDATPPHPMPLDFENYPTAPIVQYQGMLHPVTGLAIRGAVWYQGEANESYPDSYYDLMPALIADWRDVFGQGDVPFLVIGLPTFMTRSDDPGFTNGWATVRDAQWNASRVARRTAFVNTVDTGDPDDIHPRDKRPVGERAALAALGLAYDQTVVWQGPELASIEVVGGAAHVHFNHTDGGLELRGDTAHAFAVAGADRQWHWADVRVAGDTVVVSSPAVASPIAVRYAWQANPVAPLFNGAGLPAVPFRTDRW; encoded by the coding sequence ATGATATTTCCCCGTCTTGTCACCGTCACCCGGTGCCGTCGTTTACTGGCGTCGAGCCTCGCGTTGCTCTTCACGTTGTCTGCGGCCGCCGCCGATTCGCTGCCGTTCCTCAGCCCGTTGTTTGCTGATCACATGGTCCTCCAACGCGACAAACCGAATCGCTTCTGGGGCTGGGGCGAAACCGGCGAAGCCGTGACCCTCACCGTCGCGAATCAAACCACCTCGACGGAGGTCGACGCCGACGGTCGGTGGGAAATCATCTTCACGCCACCGCCCACGGGAGGCCCCTACACCGTTTCCGTGACGGGTTCACAGAACGTCAAGTTATCCGATGTGATGGTCGGCGACGTGTGGCTCTGCTCCGGACAATCCAACATGGCGGTGAGCGTGGGTTTCATGGACGGCGCCGACGCGGTGCTGGCCGACTCCGATCTACCCGCAGTGCGGTTCTTTGATGTGGCCAGCCACTCGGCGTATTCGCCCACCCCTACGCCGCAGGGCGAATGGAAAGTCTCGACGCCCGAAACCGCCCGGGCGTTTTCCGCCGTCGGGTTTTTGTTGGGGCAACGTTTGCATCGCGAACTCGGCGTGCCGATCGGTCTCGTGCGCGCCGCGGTGGGCGGCACCGCGATCGAATGCTGGATCAGTCCGCGCGGGCTCGCGCCGTTTGCCCAATTCGCCCCGAAGCTGGCCGAACTCGAACGCCTGCGTCATGCGGATATCCCGCGTGAATACGGCAGCTTTCTCATGCACTGGCTCGACGACTACGACATTGGTCAAGCCGCAGAGACGCCTTGGTCGGCGGAAGAGTTGAACGACGACGACTGGACCGAGGTGCAGGTCCCCACCGGCTTCGACGACCTCGGCATGGCGGAACAACCGGGCGTGGTGTGGCTGCGCAAAACCTTCGAGCTCCCCGACCCGCTGCCCGCCGGCGATGCGCGTCTCTTTCTCGGCCAGGTTGAAAAAATGGATACGTCCTACATCAACGGCGAGTGGGTGGGCGCGAGCTCATGGGTCAGCAACCCGCGACGACATCGCGTGCCGGCCGAGCTCCTGAAACCCGGCAAAAATGTCATCGCGCTGCGTATCTTTAAGCGCGCGGGCTCAGGCGGCGTGCCCGCCAACGACGCGGGGATTCCTTTTCTGCAACTGGGCGACGAATCCAAGGTCGACCTGGCCGGCACCTGGCAGGGCAAAGTCAGTGTTGATGCTACGCCGCCGCATCCCATGCCGCTTGATTTTGAGAATTACCCGACCGCACCGATCGTGCAGTATCAAGGCATGCTTCATCCCGTGACGGGTCTCGCGATTCGCGGCGCGGTTTGGTATCAGGGCGAGGCCAACGAAAGTTATCCCGACTCCTATTACGATTTGATGCCGGCACTCATTGCCGACTGGCGCGATGTCTTCGGCCAAGGTGATGTGCCATTTCTGGTCATCGGTCTGCCGACTTTTATGACGCGCAGCGACGACCCCGGATTCACCAACGGCTGGGCAACGGTGCGGGACGCGCAATGGAACGCCAGCCGCGTCGCCCGTCGCACCGCCTTTGTCAACACGGTCGACACCGGCGATCCCGACGACATTCACCCGCGCGACAAACGACCAGTGGGAGAGCGCGCGGCGCTGGCAGCATTGGGACTCGCCTACGACCAGACTGTCGTTTGGCAGGGCCCGGAGTTGGCGAGTATCGAAGTGGTCGGCGGCGCGGCGCATGTGCATTTCAACCACACCGACGGCGGTCTCGAACTGCGCGGCGATACGGCTCACGCGTTCGCGGTGGCGGGCGCGGATCGTCAGTGGCACTGGGCCGATGTCCGGGTTGCAGGTGACACCGTCGTCGTCTCTTCCCCCGCAGTCGCCTCACCCATTGCCGTGCGCTACGCGTGGCAGGCCAACCCCGTCGCCCCGCTTTTCAACGGCGCCGGTTTGCCGGCGGTGCCGTTTCGCACTGATCGCTGGTAA
- a CDS encoding lipocalin family protein, producing MKLRRFPTAAGLLTVLLMMVGCQSGPRRGDPPMPLAPFVDLDRFMGTWYVHGYTPTPIDREAFNPTETYARGDDGKILTTYRFNAGALDGPEKDYHPTGRVFDPQSNAEWRMTFFGLITAPYLILYVNDDYTQTVIGHPDRTKAWIMTRSPTIEDSTYALLRSELELRNFDLSELQRAEHSER from the coding sequence ATGAAATTACGCCGCTTTCCCACTGCCGCCGGATTGCTCACCGTCTTGCTCATGATGGTTGGCTGCCAATCCGGTCCGCGACGCGGGGACCCACCCATGCCGCTCGCCCCCTTCGTGGATCTCGATCGCTTCATGGGCACGTGGTATGTGCACGGCTACACGCCGACACCCATTGATCGGGAAGCGTTCAATCCCACCGAAACTTACGCGCGAGGTGACGACGGCAAAATCCTGACCACCTACCGATTCAACGCCGGCGCCTTGGATGGACCCGAAAAAGACTATCATCCCACGGGCCGCGTGTTCGATCCGCAGAGCAACGCGGAATGGCGCATGACGTTCTTCGGCCTCATCACGGCTCCCTACCTGATTCTGTATGTGAATGATGACTACACGCAAACCGTCATCGGCCACCCCGACCGCACCAAAGCTTGGATCATGACACGTTCGCCCACGATTGAGGATTCCACCTACGCGTTGCTCCGTAGTGAGTTGGAATTGCGCAATTTTGACTTGAGCGAACTCCAACGGGCGGAGCATAGCGAACGGTAG
- a CDS encoding glutamate-cysteine ligase family protein, giving the protein MKPPHLFAYFGVELEYMIVDTQTLAVRPWADRVLIDAAGKPTSDIERGRLTWSNELVAHVIELKTTLPEESLDGLAEGFAAEVAEVNQRLAAHGVCIMPTAMHPTMRPEEAVLWTHDFSEVYAAFDRIFDCRGHGWSNLQSVHLNLPFSNDAEFARLHAAIRLVLPLLPALAASSPFVEGQPTGRPDNRLAFYRHNSAKLPTLCGRVIPERVYSQADYERIIFDPIAAELAPHDPDGVLEARFSNSRGAIARFDRNSIEIRVLDIQECPAADLAVLRTIIALLRELVAETHVPLAAQQSIDVEPLRALFDATVEQGAAALVAEPTVLRACGVATPVSAGELWRQVIARLDPCATASPAEQNALAVIAAHGPLAGRMTRAFEAGETLDSIYRRLATGVATNAMFQPLS; this is encoded by the coding sequence ATGAAACCTCCGCACCTTTTCGCCTACTTTGGCGTCGAACTCGAATACATGATCGTCGACACCCAGACGTTGGCCGTCCGCCCGTGGGCCGACCGCGTGCTGATCGATGCCGCCGGCAAACCGACTTCCGACATCGAGCGCGGTCGCCTTACCTGGTCCAACGAACTCGTGGCGCACGTCATCGAGCTCAAGACCACCTTGCCCGAGGAATCACTGGACGGACTGGCCGAAGGTTTCGCCGCCGAAGTTGCCGAAGTGAACCAACGACTCGCGGCCCACGGCGTGTGCATCATGCCCACCGCCATGCATCCGACCATGCGGCCGGAGGAAGCGGTGCTCTGGACGCACGACTTCTCCGAGGTCTATGCCGCCTTTGACCGCATCTTCGATTGCCGCGGTCACGGGTGGTCGAACCTCCAGAGCGTGCATCTCAACCTACCGTTTTCCAACGACGCCGAGTTTGCCCGACTGCACGCGGCGATTCGCTTGGTATTGCCCCTGCTACCCGCGCTCGCCGCCTCGTCACCCTTTGTCGAAGGTCAGCCGACAGGTCGGCCCGACAACCGCCTCGCGTTTTACCGACACAATTCCGCCAAGCTGCCCACGTTGTGCGGTCGCGTGATTCCGGAGCGGGTGTATTCACAGGCTGATTACGAGCGGATCATCTTCGATCCCATTGCCGCCGAACTCGCGCCGCACGATCCCGACGGCGTGCTCGAAGCGCGTTTCTCCAACTCCCGCGGAGCGATTGCGCGATTCGATCGCAACTCGATCGAGATTCGGGTGCTCGACATCCAAGAATGTCCGGCGGCCGATCTGGCCGTGTTGCGCACCATCATTGCGTTGCTGCGCGAGCTCGTGGCCGAGACGCATGTGCCGCTCGCCGCGCAGCAAAGTATCGACGTCGAGCCGTTGCGGGCCCTCTTCGATGCGACGGTGGAGCAGGGCGCCGCCGCGCTGGTAGCGGAGCCAACGGTATTGCGCGCTTGCGGTGTCGCGACGCCGGTCTCGGCGGGAGAACTGTGGCGCCAAGTCATCGCCCGGTTGGATCCCTGTGCCACTGCGTCACCCGCCGAACAAAACGCCCTGGCCGTCATCGCGGCACACGGTCCCCTGGCCGGTCGCATGACCCGGGCGTTTGAGGCTGGCGAAACGTTGGACAGCATTTACCGCCGCCTGGCCACCGGTGTTGCCACCAACGCCATGTTCCAACCACTAAGCTAG
- a CDS encoding RimK family protein: MRSLIVVTNPDRWPFDIPGVEVVAARAYLTDPAYVAQRGIRVYNLCRSYRYQSLGYYVSLLAEARGHRPLPDVATTQDLKSSVVARILSAEVDDLIQKSLAPLKADRFVLSIYFARNTARAYDRLCQSLYNQFQAPLMRATFVRRDESWEMQDISSISASDVPESHRPFVAEVAAAFFEGRRPTRKPKVPPRYTMGILYDPTEAHKPSDEKAIQKFIRSAERHDVAAEIITRDDYSRLAEFDALFIRQTTSVNHFTFRFASRAQAEGLVVVDDPQSILRCTNKVYLAELLERHDILAPKTIIVHRDNLNEVCEALGFPIILKQPDSAFSQGVKKVKTREEFDATTTTLFKDTELLIAQEFLQTDYDWRIGVLDRKPIYAAKYFMARKHWQIIANVEDGDADYGKVEAVPVELVPQAVVRAAVKAAGLIGEGLYGVDVKQVGRLAYVIEVNDNPSIDSGYEDTLLKDALYDRVIEYFVRKLDRLKERRIEE, translated from the coding sequence ATGCGTAGTTTAATTGTGGTTACCAACCCCGACCGCTGGCCCTTCGACATACCCGGCGTGGAAGTCGTGGCGGCGCGCGCCTATTTGACGGATCCGGCTTACGTGGCCCAGCGCGGTATTCGGGTCTACAACTTGTGCCGGTCTTACCGTTACCAATCGCTCGGTTACTATGTTTCCCTGCTGGCGGAAGCCCGCGGCCATCGTCCGCTGCCGGATGTTGCCACCACGCAGGATCTCAAATCCTCGGTGGTCGCCCGTATCTTGTCGGCCGAGGTGGATGACCTCATCCAGAAGTCGCTCGCTCCGCTCAAGGCCGACCGGTTCGTGCTGAGCATCTACTTCGCCCGCAATACGGCTCGGGCTTACGATCGCCTGTGCCAGAGTCTCTACAACCAGTTTCAAGCTCCGCTCATGCGGGCCACTTTCGTGCGTCGCGATGAGAGCTGGGAAATGCAGGACATCAGTTCGATCTCGGCCAGCGACGTGCCGGAATCCCATCGTCCGTTCGTGGCCGAAGTCGCCGCCGCTTTCTTCGAAGGTCGCCGCCCGACGCGCAAACCAAAGGTGCCGCCGCGCTACACCATGGGCATCCTTTACGACCCGACCGAGGCCCACAAACCGTCGGACGAAAAGGCCATTCAAAAGTTCATCCGGTCGGCCGAGCGCCACGACGTCGCCGCCGAGATTATCACCCGCGACGATTACTCCCGCCTCGCGGAGTTCGACGCGCTCTTCATTCGTCAAACGACATCGGTCAATCACTTCACGTTCCGCTTCGCCAGCCGCGCGCAGGCGGAAGGCTTGGTCGTGGTCGATGACCCGCAGTCCATTTTGCGCTGCACCAACAAGGTCTACCTCGCCGAGCTGTTGGAACGTCACGACATCCTCGCCCCCAAGACCATCATCGTGCACCGCGACAACCTCAACGAGGTCTGCGAGGCGCTCGGTTTCCCCATTATTCTTAAGCAACCTGACAGCGCGTTTTCGCAGGGAGTCAAAAAGGTCAAAACCCGCGAGGAGTTTGATGCCACCACGACCACGCTGTTCAAGGACACCGAGCTGCTCATCGCCCAGGAATTTCTGCAGACCGACTACGACTGGCGCATCGGTGTGCTCGATCGCAAACCCATCTACGCCGCCAAGTATTTCATGGCGCGCAAACACTGGCAGATCATTGCCAACGTAGAGGACGGCGATGCCGACTACGGCAAAGTCGAAGCCGTGCCGGTCGAACTGGTGCCACAGGCCGTCGTGCGCGCCGCGGTCAAGGCCGCCGGGCTGATCGGCGAGGGTCTTTACGGTGTCGACGTGAAACAAGTCGGCCGCCTCGCCTATGTGATCGAGGTCAATGACAACCCGTCCATCGATTCCGGCTACGAAGACACTTTGCTCAAGGACGCGCTCTACGACCGCGTGATCGAATACTTCGTCCGCAAACTCGACCGTCTCAAGGAACGCCGCATCGAAGAATGA